AAACCGGGAGGAACTCCTCACTCCGGGAGGGCTGATCTGGTATACGAACGGCTCCAAAACCAAGACGGGTACCGGAGCAGGAATATGGGGGGAGAGGCCCAGGGCAGAGATAGCAATGTCCCTGGACCCGCACGTATCCATCCTTCAAGCGGAAGTGTTTGCCATATGGGCATGTGCCAAGCTGTGCTTGGAACGGAACTATAGGGACAAGCACATCTACATCTGTAGTGACAGTAAGGCTGCGCTTGGATCCATACGTGCTTCGATAGTGCGATCCATGCTGGTACAAGACTGCACGGACATGTTGGAACGGCTGGCTAATAACAACAACCGCGTCAACCTAATCTGGGTACCTGGATATGCAGGTATCCCGGGAAACGAGAAGGAGAATATGCTGGCAAGGGAAGGAGCTAGAAGGCCCAGCCCAGACACAGCATACCGCATAGGTGTCGATAGAGGGACGGCAAAGGAGACGGTGAGGGAGTGGGCGTGTACCCAAACCCACCTGACCTGGAGCAGTACTCAGGGAATGATACACACTAAGGCCATGTTCAAAGGGCCATCGTCAAGGCTAGGCAAGACTGTGAGTCGCCTAGACAGAAACCAATTGCGTTTGCTCGCGGGGCTCATTACTGGGCACTGGTATACGAGGAAACACTTGATGCACCTAGGAACCGGCAACGAACCAAGGTGCCCCAGATGTGGAGAGGAGGACGAGACTCCCATCCACCTGATATGGCGTTGTTGAGGACTGGCGGCCCTAAGGCGATCCTGTTTTAGGGCTGTCACCCTTGACAACGCACGTATGGAGGACATTGGAGTGGGAAGGCTTCTGGGCTTTGCCAAAGAGGCCGGCCTACACAATACACCTCAACCTTAGTACTGCCCACAGGGGCTCGGGCACAATGGTCCCGGGAGGACTGAGTGCCCGGAAACAGcgcagtaataataataactacatctgcattacatatgtaatatacatttaataacaatatcattattagtatatctacattagatgtaatggaatatactggttcggtactacagatcaatgtacatttaataacaatatcattattactatatctgcatcagatatgtaagacacatttaatagcaatatcattattactaaatctacattagatataatgtaatatactgattcgttactacagatcaatgtacatttaataacaatatcattattactatacccccattagatataatgtaatatagtgataccttcctacagatcaatgtacatttaataacaatattattatcactatatctatatgagatataatgtaatatactgacaccttcctacagatcaatgtacatttaataacaatatcattattactgtatgtgcattagaaatgtaatttacattaaataacaacaacattattactgtatctacatttgatgtaATGTAATACCTTGATACCTTCCTGCAGATCtagtacatttagtaacaatatcattattactatatctacattagatataatgtaatatactgattcgttaccacagatcagtgtacatttaataacaatatcattattactatatccacattagaaacaatatgttctcggcgagaattagagttttctgaataggcgtggattccgtattttcaaagacgtgggcgtcgaggagaagatgaacgacacagcttagcggtcactaattgtgtataacttataatttttacacaatgagtagtgaattaagcactacaaaaatcacacttgtgtttgaATTTGGGATTccacgattcacagacttcgcggtgcaaaGCACtgaaatgattttaaaaatgctctaaactcgagtaaagataaagatCTTGGTCGTTGttgtcgcttgataatcgccctctgaattgctttcgcattaatgccgtaacggttcgaatttaggagttttaatattggcgagcgctcggatcagtcgttagacagcgcagcagcgattacttttacttatttggtgaagacgggattatcgacccgtgttaccgaccgagatattcgtacgagatAGAtttgcgaaattcgtacacgtacacacgttataaagatgcagaaacaccgtggcccctttctctGAGGTAACTTTGCACTTTTCtgagctgtattcactattctaCGCtctaaatgccacttccagcgcagctgtgcagaagaagaacgagaagaagaagaagtatctcggaatatgtgcatGACGCCCCTTTTCTTGAGGTAAATcagcaaatatctcggaaacggtgcgagctatggcaaaatgctaacagaccttttttgtagaaaatgaaatttcctgctatttatgttctataaatgtccatagatctgtaggaaggtatcagtataatacattgcatctaatgtagatatagtaataatgatattgttatacaacgtatattacatatctaattcatatatggtaataatgatattgttattaaatgtatattacatatctaatgcagatatagtaataatgatattgttattaaatgtatattatatatctaatgcagatgtagtaataatgctcttgttaataaatgtacattgatctgtaggagggaaccagtattttacattatatttaatggagatatagtaataataatattgttattaaatgtatattacatatctaacgcagagaTAGTAATagttatattgttattaaatgtacaatgacCTGTAGGAACgcatcaagatattacattatatctgatgaagatatagtaataatgatattgttatataatgtacattacatatctaatgcagatatagtagtaatgatattgttactaaatgtacatagatctgtcggaaggtatcagtatattacattatatctaatgtagatatagtaataatgatattgttattaaatgtgtattacatatctaatgcacatatggtaataatgatattgttattaaatgtacattgatctgtacgaaggaatcagtatgttacattatttctaatgtaaatatagcaataatgatattgttatttaatgtatattacaaatctaatgcggatatagtaataatgatattgttattaaatgtacattgatctgtatgaaggaatcagtatattacattatttctaatgtagatgtagtaataatgatattgttattaaatgtatattatatatctaatgcagatacagtaataatgatattgttatttaatgtatattacagatctagtgcacatatagtaataatgatactgttattaaatgtatattacatatctaatgcagctatagtaataatggtattgtttctaaatctacattgatctgtaggaaggtgtcagtatattacattatatctcatatagatatagtgataataatattgttattaaatgaacattgatctgtaggacggtatcaatatattacattatatctaatgggggtatagtaataatgatattgttattaaatgtacattgatctgtagtaacgaatcagtatattacattatatctaatgtagatatagtaataatgatattgctattaagtGTGTcttacatatctgatgcagatatagtaataatgatattgttattaaatgtatattacatatggaatgcagatatagtaacaaagatatttatattaaatatacattgatctgtattagcgaatcagtgtattacattatatctagtgaagatatagtaataatgatattgttattaaatgtatactacatatctaatgcagatataataataaggatatttttattaaatgtacattgatctgtatagggaatcagtatattacattatatctaatgcagatatagtagtaatgatattgttgcgccgaggagtggagctcgcgctttccatagttaaatgaatacaccaggagcaaactagactgtctatatttcagttacacaattgggttagcaatagatccgtacagttcggcttcccgatagaatctgatattcaaaagacgcgtggttgtctaagagacttcaagcatccggtgacgtgtttccgctcgaaacaagggatagcttcacgttatgattcgacgacaacttcggacggggcagtctatggctctttcgatatatcaagaagcagtcgatgcgtcgaaagagcgggaacttctcacCGTCGCAACATTGCTCCCCTCCTTCAATAAGCGGTCGACCCGACCGCGGGCATCTTCATACTTGTAACCATCTTCACGTAGGCCGATCAATAAGCCAAATCAAGTCATAGTCTCTAACCTCGGGCTGTCAGTCTTCCATGGATGCTAACCTCTTCTTTAGTACCTCTGCCTGAAAGGAGGTTAAAACCAAAAGCGTAACAGTTACCTAAGTGGCCCTCTCAGGCAGCTAACGTCTTGACATTCGTCCTTCGTCCCAGGGGAAAACCACTCAAAAACCCTGAGCAAGACGCCAGTTCAGTGCTAACAAGTCAACTTATAAACCGCTCCAATTtcctattcttctttcttcgatttccaATTCTTCTTAGCACTCTTCTTGCTTCGAGGAGGTCCCGACAGTTCCTCGCCCTTCCTCTTGATTCCTGGGCCTTCACGCCTTCCTCTCGAAGTCTTCTCGGATGAAGAAATTCCAGTCCAACGGGTCCACTCTACCGGGGGATGCTCCCCAGCCATCAAGCAAAGTCTTTCCTCGATGGACTGGTGGTCCGGAGCATACCACAACTACGCAGTCCGATGACCAGAACCccgaatacaaaaatcaaaataaacggGACACCGGCTGAGGGGATGCCCTCTTCCTCCGAAGAGAACAACACTTCCTCCATCGTTTAGACACGCGTAGCCAGCAAGTTTACCGTGGCCGAAAGAAACTTCATCCTGGCTTTGTGCGACGAAACGTCTTCTTCTAGGACGAGGACGTCAGAAACACCCTCCTCAGTCTCCTATTCTTGATCCTTCCCTATTTAGGTGTTTCTTCCCCGTGAATGTTCATATGGAGCCAAACGATTCGCGTGAACCACCTTAGGTTTAGATTTTGGGGAGCGAAATATGCGGTAGATTAACTCATTTAACCGGTTCATTACTTCATAGGGTCCTTCCCAATCAAACTGGAGTTCTACTAGTTTCTTCGATGTAAGCAGTCTCTTCCTTCTATTCAAAAGCAATAGTTCCTCCGGGCAAATCCAAAGGTAGGTGAAATTCTCGTTCCAACAGAAGCATGGAAGGACTATTCAGAGTAACTTCATGTCGAGATGAACGATATGCTAATAAAACGCGGGAATCCACTCATCCCAATCCTTTTTGGGATAAATACTGCATCAAGGTCCTCAACAACCGCTCCAGGAGTCCATCCGATTGAGGGTGCAAAGGAGTTGttcttgttttctttattctcaACATCTTCATCAACTCTTTAAAGATAGTTGACTCAAAACTGCGACCCTGATCAGAATGAAGCTCCAACAGTACTCCATGCCGACTTATCACCTCCCTCATCAGGGCCGtggaaatagtaataatgatatttatattaaatatacattgatctgtattagcgaatcagtgtattacattatatgtaatgaagatatagtaataatggtattgttattaaatgtatattatatatctaatgctgacatagtaataatgatattgttattaaatgtatactacatatctaatacagatataataatcaggatatttttattaaatgtacattgatctgtatagggaatcagtatattacattatatctaatgcagatatagtagtaatgatattgttgcggCGGGGAGTagagctcgcgctttccatagttaaatgaatacaccaggagcaaactagactgtctatatttcagttacacaattAGTTTAGCAATACATCCGTACagttcggcttcccgatacaatctgatattcaaaagacgcgcggttgtctaagagacttcaagcatccggtgacgtgtttccgctcgaaacaagggatagcttcacgttatgattcgacaacagcttcggacggggcagtcaatggctctttcgatatatcaagaagcggtcgatgcgtcgaaagagcgggaacttctcaccgtcgcaacaatattgttactaaatgtacattgatctgtacgaaggaatcagtatattacgttattcctaatgcacatatagtaataatgatattgttattaaatgtacattgccctgtattagggaatcagtatattacattatatctaatgaggttatagtaataatgacattgttattgaacgaatgttacatatctaatgctgacatggttataatgatattgttattaaatgtatattaattatgtaaggcagatattgcaataatgatattgttattaaatgtacattgatctgtaggaaggtatcaagatattacagtatatctaatgtagatatagtaatattgatattgttgttaaatgtatattacatatcatttcaaagttccgacgccgtaccaacattataaagatgaagaaacaccgtCGCCCCtctctttgaggtaactctgaaCTTTTCTAAGCTGTAGCtaccacttccagcgcagctgtgttGACGAAGacgaaatatctcggaatatgtgcgtgacgcccctttccttgaggtacatctgcaaatatctcggaaacggtgcgagctgtGGCAAAATGTttagagaccttttttgtaggaaattaaattttatactatttacgttctatgatattttttcatcagacgcgtagttttcgagatatatcgagatatttcaaagttccgacgCCGTACCAATATTACAtagatgaagaaacaccgtggcccctttctttgaggtaactctgtactattctaagctgtaaatgccacttccagcgcagctgtgcagaagaagaagaaatatctcggaatatgtgcgtcacgcccctttccttgcggtaaatctgcaaatatttcggaaacggtgcgagctatggcaataTGTTGatagaccttttttgtaggaaattaaatttcctactatttatgttctatgacattttttgatcagatgcgcagttttcgaggtatatcgagatatttaaatgttccgaagccgtaccaacattataaaggcaaatatctcggaaacggtgcgagctatggcaaaatattaatgagaccttttttgtaggaaattaaatttcctactatttatgatctataaatgtccatagatctgtaggaagatatcagtatattacattgcatctactgtagatatagtaataatgatattgttatgcaatgtatattacatatctaattcagatatggtaataatgatattgttattaaatgtatattacatacctaatgcacatatagtaataatgatattgttattaaatgtacattgatctgtaggaaggtatctgtatattacattatatctaatgcagctatactaataatgatattgttattaaatgtacattcatctgtagtaacgaaccagtatattccattacatctaatgtagatatactaataatgatattgttattcaatgtatattacatatctaatgcagatgtagttattattattactgcgCAGTTTCCGGGCACTCAGTCCTCCCGGGACCATTGTGCCCGAGCCCCTGTGGGCAGTACTAAGGTTGAGGTGTATTGTGTAGGCCGGCCTCTTTGGCAAAGCCCAGAAGCCTTCCCACTCCAATGTCCTCCATACGTGCGTTGTCAAGGGTGACAGCCCTAAAACAGGATCGCCTTAGGGCCTCCAGTCCTCAACAACGCCATATCAGGTGGATGGGAGTCTCGTCCTCCTCTCCACATCTGGAGCACCTTGGTTCGTTGCCGGTTCCTAGGTGCAGCAAGTGTTTCCTCGTATACCAGTGCCCAGTAATGAGCCCCACGAGCAAACGCAATTGGTTTCTGTCTAGGCGACTCACAGTCTTGCCTAGCCTTGACGATGGCCCTTTGAACATGGCCTTAGTGTGTCTCATTCCCTGAGTGCTGCTCCAGTCAGGTGGGTTTGGGTACACGCCCACTCCCTCACCGTCTCCTTTGCCGTCCCTCTATCGACACCTATGCGGTATGCTGTGTCTGGGCTGGGCCTTCTAGCTCCTTCCCTTGCCAGCATATTCGCCTTCTCGTTTCCCGGGATACCTGCATATCCAGGCACCCAGATTAGGTTGACGCGGTTGTTGTTATTAGCCAGCCGTTCCAACATGTCCGTGCAGTCTTGTACCAGCATGGATCGCATTATCGTAGCACGTATGGATCCAAGCGCAGCCTTACTGTCACTACAGATGTAGATGTGCTTGTCCCTATAGTTCCGTTCCAAGCACAGCTTGGCACATGCCCATATGGCAAACACTTCCGCTTGAAGGATGGATACGTGCGGGTCCAGGGACATTGCTATCTCTGCCCTGGGCCTCGCCCCCCATATTCCTGCTCCGGTACCCGTCTTGGTTTTGGAGCCGTCCGTATACCAGATCAGCCCTCCCGGAGTGAGGAGTTCCTCCCGGTTTACGTCCCACGCTTCCTTGAATGGGATGTTTACCCGGAAGCTGTTTTTAAAATGGTATGTCGGGTCGCACGCGTCTCCTCCTAGAGTTAAGGCCCCTACTGGTTCCCTGAATTCCCTAAGGATAGACGCGTGGCCCGTTGAAGCCATCTTCCATTTGCCTGCTAAGAACAGTTTTACGGCTGTGCTCTTGGCTCCTGCTTCTACCATGATATGTGGTGGTGCCAGGTCCATGAGTGCCCCCATTGCCATTGTCGGTGTGGTACGGAAAGTCCCAGTCATCCCGAGCAATGCTAGGCGGTGGATCTTCTCCAGGTGCCTCCTGTTGCATTGTTTCTTCATAGAGGAAACCATGCACCATACAACATTCCACCATACAACAGAGGCATATGTTACTTGGGGTACCAAGATTGCGGTGTATATCCACCTGACCATTCTTGGTTTTAGTCCCCACGTAGTTCCAAACATCCTCCTGCAGGCCCAGTAAGTTGCGATTGCCTTTTGTGCCTGCTTTCCGATGTGGAGTTTCCAATTTAGCTTCATATCTAGGGTGACCCCTAGATATTTCGCTGAGATGGATAGACTAATCTCCACCCCGAACAGTGATAGGGCCTTGAATTCAAAGCCTCTTTTCCTCGAGAATAGTACCATCTCCGTCTTGATAGGGTTTACCATGAGTTTATGGGATAGGCACCATTTTTGCACGAGTATGAGTGCTTCTTGCAGTCTTCTCGCTATATAGTGCGGGTGTCTGCTTCTAACCAATATGCAGATGTCATCCGCATACCCTATCACCAGAAAACCTTCCTCGCTGAGCCTGCGGAGTAGCCCGTCTACCACAAGGGTCCACAGCAGGGGAGACAGGACTCCCCCCCTGCGGGCAACCCCTTGCGATGCGTGCCCTCAACGAAGACCCATCCGAGGAGGTTATTATGGTCCTGGTTCGTAGCATATTGTCGATCCAGGTGACCAGACTGTCGTCAATCCCGAAGCTTCTTGCTGCTTCATTCATCACATCGAAAGATGTGCTGTCGAAAGCCCCTTCTATGTCTATGAAAATACTCACGACGGACTCCCCCTGGGATAGGTCCTCTTCCACCTCCCTTACAAGATGGTGGAGCGCCGTTTCCACGGATTTGCCCGACTGGTACGCATGCTGGGAGGCGTGTATTGGCCTTTCTGCCAGTGCATGCTCTCTGATGTGCCTATCAGCCAGCCTTTCTAAAGTTTTTAGTAGAAAGGATGTTAAGCTGATTGGCCTGAAGGATTTCGCCGTATCGTAGCCACTTCTGCCTGGCTTAGGCAGGAAGACCACCCTGGCTATTCTCCATTGAAGCGGTACATATCCCAGTGCTAGGCATGCTCTGTATATCTTACATAGCTGCTTCAACAGGTCCTCTCCGGCTTCCTGAAGAAGAGCCGGGAAAATCCCGTCTACACCCGGGCTTTTGTACCTACTAAATGAGTTTATAGCCCATCTTAATCTGTCTATCGTGACCACCTTTGAGGCCAGTTCCCAGTCCCGTGCGCTGTTCCTGAGAGGTGCCTGTTCCTTCTGGAACAGTTCCTCCGGTATCAGTTCCGAGCCTGGGAAGTGCGTCTCCACAAGGTGGCTCAACGTCTGCAGGGAGTCAACTGTGACTCCTCCATTGGGAACTTTTAGACCTTCCGGTTTTTGTGGAGGCCCGGATACAAATACCTTCCGAAGCCTAGCTACCAGCGGTAGGGCCTCGGTTTCTTGGCAGAAGTTTTTCCAGGTCCTTCTTTTGGATACTCTGATCGTTTTTTTGTAGGCCTTCTGGGCCTCTTTATACGAGTCCCAGGCTTCTACGGTATTTGCCTCCATCGCCTTGTTCAGAAGCTTCCGGGCCCTGGCTCTGAGCTTATTCAGTTCATTGTTCCACCAGGGAACCCTTTTGCTTTCTCTCCTTTGTTTTAACGGGCATGATCTTTCGTAGGAGCCGATGATTGAGGCCTGCAGTCTTGCGACCTCCATCTCGATCCCCTTCGTGGTCCTCGGTATCACGCAGTGCCCCCTGAGCTCTCCCTCTAGGCTCTCACGGTATTGAGGCCAGCAGGTGGCCCTGGGGTTCCTGTATGTTCCCGAGGCCCTTAGGTCTGCATTCGTCTTTAACTTGAAAGTGATTAGCCTGTGGTCAGATATCGTAGCCTCATCTTCCACACGTCAATCTTGTATGGCTTGGGCCGCCTTTGCGGAGGCCAGCGTGATGTCAAGCACCTCCTGTCGCCGGGAGGTGACAAACGTTGGACTGGAGCCTCTGTTTAGAATCTCCAGATCCGTGGTAGCGAGGTATTCTAATAATGCCTCGCCTCTTTTGTTTATATTGCTGCTGCCCCAGACGATATGGTGAGCATTTGCGTCGCACCAAATCACTAGTTGCAGCCCGTTGACCTTGCAGTAGTCCGGCAGCTCACTGAGTTCCCTCGTTGGCGGGGGCCCCTCAGAGTCATAGGGCTGGTAAGTCGAGCAAACCACCAGGTTCGCCCTGCTACCTCCCACCCCCGCTGGGAGTAGGACTGCTGCTTGGTCTCTTGTGCAGAATTCTGCCAGTTTCGTTGCCCCGAGCCCTCTTTTCGCGTACACGCATGCTCTGGGTCCAGTCTCCAGGTCTCCATGGAAGATGGAGCCTTGTGTCATATCTAGCGCCCCTACTTGCCCTTGGATTAACCAGGGCTCTTGTATCAGGGCTATATTCGTGTATTTATGTATATCTGTGTGCTGCGCCGCAAGTCGCCAACGGAGCAGGTCCGTGGCCGCTTTGCAGTGCTGCAAGTTGATCTGCGAGATGGAGAGACAACCTGCAGTCATGGGAACCGCAGTGTCATCTCCTCTCGTGCGTTTCGCGCCTGCGCCTActatgcagatatagtaataatgatattgttatgaaatgtatattacatatctaatgcagatatagtaataatgatattgttattaaatgtatattacatatcgaatgcagatatagtaataatgatactatagtaataatgtactaagtgtacattgatctgtaggaaggtgccagtatatttcattatatctaatgtggatatagtaataatgatattgttattaaatgtacactgatctgtggtaacgaatcagtatattacgttatatctaatgtagatatactaagaatgatattgttattaaatgtatattacatatctaatgcagatatagtgataatggtattgttattaaatgtacattgatctgtgcgaagcaatctgtatattacaa
Above is a window of Osmia bicornis bicornis unplaced genomic scaffold, iOsmBic2.1, whole genome shotgun sequence DNA encoding:
- the LOC123988657 gene encoding uncharacterized protein LOC123988657: MVNPIKTEMVLFSRKRGFEFKALSLFGVEISLSISAKYLGVTLDMKLNWKLHIGKQAQKAIATYWACRRMFGTTWGLKPRMVRWIYTAILVPQVTYASVVWWNVVWCMVSSMKKQCNRRHLEKIHRLALLGMTGTFRTTPTMAMGALMDLAPPHIMVEAGAKSTAVKLFLAGKWKMASTGHASILREFREPVGALTLGGDACDPTYHFKNSFRVNIPFKEAWDVNREELLTPGGLIWYTDGSKTKTGTGAGIWGARPRAEIAMSLDPHVSILQAEVFAIWACAKLCLERNYRDKHIYICSDSKAALGSIRATIMRSMLVQDCTDMLERLANNNNRVNLIWVPGYAGIPGNEKANMLAREGARRPSPDTAYRIGVDRGTAKETVREWACTQTHLTGAALRE
- the LOC123988656 gene encoding uncharacterized protein LOC123988656, producing MALMDLAPPHIMVEAGAKSTAVKLFLAGKWKMASPGHASILREFREPVGALTLGGDACDPTYHFKNSFRVNIPFKEAWEVNREELLTPGGLIWYTNGSKTKTGTGAGIWGERPRAEIAMSLDPHVSILQAEVFAIWACAKLCLERNYRDKHIYICSDSKAALGSIRASIVRSMLVQDCTDMLERLANNNNRVNLIWVPGYAGIPGNEKENMLAREGARRPSPDTAYRIGVDRGTAKETVREWACTQTHLTWSSTQGMIHTKAMFKGPSSRLGKTVSRLDRNQLRLLAGLITGHWYTRKHLMHLGTGNEPRCPRCGEEDETPIHLIWRC
- the LOC123988658 gene encoding uncharacterized protein LOC123988658 → MTAGCLSISQINLQHCKAATDLLRWRLAAQHTDIHKYTNIALIQEPWLIQGQVGALDMTQGSIFHGDLETGPRACVYAKRGLGATKLAEFCTRDQAAVLLPAGVGGSRANLVVCSTYQPYDSEGPPPTRELSELPDYCKVNGLQLVIWCDANAHHIVWGSSNINKRGEALLEYLATTDLEILNRGSSPTFVTSRRQEVLDITLASAKAAQAIQD